Sequence from the Guyparkeria hydrothermalis genome:
TCCTCGCCAACATCTACGTGCAGGGCATGGGCGAATACGTCTCGTCGTTCTTCACCATGGCGACGATGACCGCCGAGACCGCGCCGGGCTGGTGGATGCAGTGGTGGACGGTGTTCTTCTTCGCCTGGTTCATCGGCTACGCGCCGCTGATGGCGGTGTTCGTCGCGCGCATCTCGCGCGGGCGGACTATTCGCCAGATGATCCTCGCCGTGGCGGTGATGGCGCCGATCGCCACCACCATCTGGTTCACCCTGCTGGGCGGCTCGGGCATCTTCTACCAGCTCGACGGCGCGATCGACCTGACCGAACCGCTGAACAACTTCCAGTTCGACGTCGCCACCCTGACCGTCGCCCAGGCCCTTCCGGGCGGCACCTGGATGGCCGGGGCGATCATGGTGCTGACCCTGATCTTCGTCGCCACCACCGGGGACTCGATGAGCTACTCGATCGCCATGGTTGGCTCGGGACACGATGCGCCCCACCCGCTGGTACGCGCCTTCTGGGGCGGCGTAATGGCCGTAATGGCGGCGATGCTCCTGTACATGGGATCGGGCCAGATCAGCGTGCTGCAGCAGTTCATCGTCATTACCGCGATACCGGTGTCACTGATCCTGCTGCCCTCCCTCTGGACCGGCCCAAAGACGGCCTATGCAATGGCACGCGCCCAAGGTTTGCTCCCCGAGGACTAGCCCGACAGGCACCTGTCGCGGTGTCTATACTCCCGGATTGCCCACCGGGAGGAACCGATCATGCACGTACAATGGATCTCTGCCGCGCGCCTCCTCCGGACCGTGGTACTGCTGGGTGCCGGTCTGGGTTGGCAAGCACCGGCCGTCGCCCAGGGCGACTTCAAACCGGCCGGGGAGACAGTCGACTACCGGGTCGGCAACGAGACCTTCAGCGGGTACTTCAGTCCGGCCGCCGGGATGGCGCGCGGGACCGTTCTGGTGATCCACGACTGGGATGGGATCGACGACTACGAGCGCAAACGGGCCGACATGGTGTCGAAGATGGGTTTCGATGCGTTCGCCGTCGATATCTACGGCAAGGGCAATCGCCCTCAGGAAACCGGGGCGAAGAAGGCCGAAACCCAGCGGCTCTACCAGGATCGCGAACGCATGCGCCGCCTCGCTCTCGCCGGGCTTGATGTTGCCCGCGAACAGGGAGCGGAACGCGAGACGGTTGTGATGGGCTACTGCTTCGGCGGTGCGGTGGTACTGGAGATGGCCCGCAATGGCCTGGGCGATTCCATCCGAGGCTTCGCCACGTTCCATGGCACGCTGGCAACGCCGGATGACCAGGAGTGGAGCGATCCGGGCGTGCCGATCCTGGTCACGCACGGGGGCGCGGACACGGCCATTCCCATGACGGACGTCACGACCCTGAGCCGCGATCTCGAATCAGTCGGGGCGAGCTACGAAATCGAGATCTATTCGGGCGCACCGCACGCGTTCACCGTCTTCGGCACGCCCCGCTACCAGAAGCGGGCCGACGAGAAATCCTGGGACGCCTTCACCGACCTGCTCGACACGGCGCTCTGACGCTCAGGCGCGCGTCCATTCGAACCGCCGTGCCTTGAGTCGCTCGATGTGCTGGCGCACGGCGCGCGAGGCGGCCAGTTCGACGATCGCCTCGCACTGGGCCCTGGGCACCCGTTGGGCGTAATCCCAGCGCTCCATCTCGGCGGCGACGGCCCGCTTGAGCGGCTCGATCTCCACCCGGTTCTCGGCAAGCCAGTCCAGGGCAAACTTGATGGCCTGACTGGTCAGGATTTCTCTCGTACTGGTACTCATCGGATCAGGGGCAACACGCAGGACGTTTGGTTGTGGCTCGGGGATGGCCACGACGGGGGCGGCATCCTACCGGCTCGGCTTGCCCGGAGCCAGCTCATTCGCCCACCACGATGTCTTCCGCGTCTAGACTTAACGAAGGGGTTCGCCCCCTGACCGCCACCCCGTCGTGATGACCTGGCCATGCTGCACGCCCTGCTCAATCGCCGCGCGCTCCGATTCCTGCCTCCCGCCCTGGCTCTCATGGCGGCCACGGCAACCGGGATCACTGTCGCGGACGAGGCGGTTTCCGCGACCCCTGCGGAGATGCGCGCCTGGATAGAGACCATGAAGAACGCGCCGCGAGGGCCGTTCGAACGCATCCGCTGGTTCTGCGAAGACGGCACCGTCCTCCCCCCGACGCCCTATGCGTGCCGCCCGCATGGTGGGGGGATACAACACGGCCAATGGAACGAGCGGGCCATGGCGATCCGGGCACAGGGCTACCCCTTCGCCACCCTGCTGGCCGAGCTCGAAGCCGAGGATTTCCTCGGGCCCGACGGCCAGCACCAACGGTTACGCGAGATACTGGTCGAGCGCTTCCTGATCCGCTTCGATGACGGCTGGGTCTTCCGTCGCGCCCGGTTCTACCGTGGCGCCATCCAGCTTGAGGACGAGCAACGCCAGACACGGACACTGCTGCTCGCCCTGCTCGACGATCCATACTGGCGCGACCCGCAGCGCTTTCTCACGCTGCGCGAGGCTACTCGCCTCCTGCCGGTAGAGGGAGGCAGAAGCGACGCCACCCTCGCCCGCGACCTTGCCATCGAAATCGCCGAGGTTGACCCCAATTTCCAGCCACTTCGCAGCAAGATACACGGCCTTCCAGATGCCGGCGATGCTGAACGGGTACGCGACTACGCCGAGGCCCATGGCGATCCGGCACTCGACGAACGATTCGACGAGCTGGTGGCGGCTCTCGAGCGCCTGCATGCGCCGCAGACCGCCGTGCACCGGCTGGAACAGCTGGCAAGCGACACCCGCGACCCAGCGCTCCGTTCGTGGCTAGGTGACGCGGCACAACGGCTGACCGCAAGCCACGACCTGGGCAAGCGCCTCACCGCCACCGGCGAACTGGCTGCCACGGCACGCGAGTTGATTCTCGCGGACAACGACCTGTCGGCGGAGAACCGCCTGCTTCTCATGCGGGCCAGTCTCGCGCTCGAGAACGAGGCCTATGCCATCGGCAGCCAGCTCACTGCCCGCCAACAGCAAGTGCCGTCCAGCCGCGCCGAGCGCCTCGACTGGCTGGCCGCCTTGGGCCAGAGCCTCTATGGAACAGGTTTGCTGTCCGCCCGCCAGCAGAAATATCTGGAAGAGGCCGTGGCAGACCTTCGCGAAACCCCGCTCGAGGCCAGCCACTACGCCGACCGGCTGGCCTACCTGTCGCGTGTCGTGACCTGGGCGCAACGGGCCATGGCGTTCGAGTTCGGCCCGGCACTGGATCATTGGGCGGAACTCGCGCCGTCGGTTCGCTACTACATCCCCGACCGGCTGCGTGACAGCCCGTTGCTGGTCTTCAGCCGGGTGATCGATCCGCTGCGTGCCGATGCCTCGCGGCTGCTGGGCACACCGGACGAGTTATTCGGCACGTCGGTCAGCGGCGGCTTGCGCGCCCTCAACCCCGGGCTGCGCCGCGGGGTGCTCCGTCGTGCGCCCGATGCCCCCAACCAGATCGGCGCCTTCCAGGCCGACGGCATCTACGTCTTGCCGGAGACGACCGCCGACCTGCCGCCGATCGCCGGCATCCTCACCCGGGACGAGGGCAGTTCGCTGTCGCACGTGCAACTGCTCGCCCGCAACCTCGGCATTCCCAACGTGGTGATCGACTTCGAGCTACTCGACCGAATCGAGCCGTTCTTCGGCAAACCGGTGGTGTTGGCCGTCAGCCCCGGCGGACGAGTGCAGCTGGCACGCGACAGCCCGGAATGGGACCGGTTCTTCCCACGATCGGACCAGCCATCCGAGAGCAAACTGGAGGTCGACACCGAAAAACTCGATCTCGACCACACCGAGCTGATCCGGCTGCATTCCCTTCGGGCGGCCGACTCGGGGCGTCGGGTCGGACCGAAGGCGGCCAATCTCGGCGAACTGGCCCACCATTACCCGCAGCAGGTCAGTCCCGGGGTGGTGATTCCCTTCGGCGTCTTCCGACAACTCCTCGCCCAGCCGATCGAGGCCGGTGGCCCATCCGCCCGGGAATGGCTCAAGGCCGAGTACCGTCGACTCGACCGGATCGGCAACCCCGACCGTCGCCGTCAGGAGGCTCGCGCGACACTGGAACGGCTGCGCGCATGGATCGGCCGCACCGAACTTCCCGCCGGCTTTCTGCGTGCACTGCGCGCCGCGCTGACCGGAACATTCGGAACTGCCGATACCGACGGCATCTTCGTCCGGAGCGACACCAACGTCGAGGATCTGCCGGGATTCAGCGGCGCCGGCCTGAATCGCACCGTAGCCCATGTCGTCGGGTTCGAATCGATCGTGGCCGCCATCCGCGAGGTCTGGGCCTCGCCATTTACCGAACGGGCCTTCGCATGGCGACAAGCGCGCATGGACAGCCCCGAACACGTCTACCCCTCCGTCCTGCTACAGGCGACGGTGCCGGTGGACAAGTCGGGAGTGATGGTGACGGTCGATCTCGACAGCGGCGACCCGCACTGGCTGAGCGTCGCCACCAGCGAGGGCCTGGGGGGTGTCGTCGAGGGACAGGCCGCCGAGGAGCTGCGCATCCACCGTCAAACCGGCGCCGTGCGCCTGCTGAGCGAGGCAACTGCCCCCTATCGCCGCGAGGCAGTCGCCAGCGGCGGGTTGCGGCAAGTGCGGGCCGCGGGTCCGTCACGCCTGTTGAGCGAGGGGGAAATCGAACGCCTGCGGGCGCTGGCGAATGATGTCGACCGCCGCTCGTTGGTGACCGGAGAGGACGGGTCGCCCGCACCGGCGGACATCGAGTTCGGCTTCGTTGACGGCCGGCTGGCGCTGTTCCAGACCCGCCCGCTGGTTGAGAACCGCCACGCCCGGGCGAGCGCCTATCTGGCCGACATGGACGCCCCGCTCCGGCACGGCCGCCCGACGCATGTCACCTTATCCGAACCGCCGCGCAGCGGTCCGTTCGGCGGCGCCCCATGAACGGCAGGCACCATCCTGTGCACTGGCCTACGCTCAGTTCATGAGCCCGTGGAACGGACAGTCAGCCTCTGGTCGCCTGCCGGGCATCCTGCTCGCCGTATTGGCGGCAGCGATCGCGCCCGGCACGGTGAGCGCCTACCCACTGGATGCCGCCGAGGAAACCGGCATCGAGCGGCTGACCGGCTATCGTCTGGCCAACGACGGCGTCATCCCGGGCAATCGGGTCCACCCCGGCGCCCTGCTCGATCGGGATCAGATTCAACTACGACTGACCGATCAGCCCGGCTTCTCGCTGCCGCCGAAAGACCCGGAGCTCACCCGGCGAATCGTTGGGCTGCTGGGATCGGATGCACCGCGATACAGCCTCAGCGTCCTCGACATCAGCGATCCCGACGCTCCGCTCTATGCCGAACACAACGGCCATGCCCGCCGCACGCCCGGTAGCGTCGGCAAGGTAATGCTGGCCGTCGCCCTGCTGCAGGCAATCGCCGACCGCTACCCAGACGACATCGAGGCCCGCAAGCGCCTGCTGCGCGAAACGCAGGTGACGGCCGACGAGTTCATCCATTGGGACAGCCACAAGGTGCCGCTGTGGAGCGCCGAGCGACAACGCTTCACGCGCCGCCCGCTGCGGGTGGGCGACACCGCCAACCTGTGGACCTATCTCGACTGGACCCTCTCCGCTAGCTCCAATGCCGCGGCCAGCGCGGTGATGAAGCAGCTAGTGCTGCTCCACTACTTCGGCGACGCCTATCCGGTGCCCCCGGAGCGCGAATCGGAACTGTTCGAGGAGCTGTCGTGGAGCGAGCGGCGCGAGGTGCTGCTGGACGCCCTGCTCACCCCGCTGGCGCGCAACGGCTTCGACACGGAAACCCTGCGTCAGGGGGCGTTCTTCACCTCGAAAGGCAAGCAGCGCATGCCCGGCACCAACAGCCTCGCGACCACGCGAACGCTGATGGAGCTGCTGGTGAAGATGGAAAAGGGTGAGCTGGTGGATGCCTGGTCGAGCCGCGAGCTGAAACGCCTGCTCTACATCACTCAGCGGCGCATCCGCTATGCCTCGTCACCGGCGCTCCGGGACGCGGCGGTGTACTTCAAGTCCGGCTCGCTCTACAAGTGCGACCGGGAGAAGAACCCGGACTGCGGTAAGTATCGGGGCAACGTCTACAACTACATGCACTCGGTCGCCATCGTGGAGTCGCCCGCTGGCGACCCCGATCACGTCTACCTGGTGACCATGACGTCGAACGTGCTGGGAAGGAATTCCGCGGTCGCCCACCAGACGTTCGCCACCCGGCTCCACCGTCTGCTGACCGGCTGGCGAGAGTGAGAGGCGTGCGGCTGCCCCGTCCCCGATCAGAGACCGGCGGTGCGTACCGGCGACTTGAGGATCAGGCCATCGAGCTCGACGATCAGGCGCTTGAGCCAGTCACCACCACGAGCATTCCGGGCCAGCGCCACGGCAATGTAGGTCCGCCCACCGTGCTCGACGATCGCGCTGTCGGCGTGCCATTCGCGCCAGCTGCCGGATTTACGATAGATCTGCGCATCCGGCGCCTCGTGCAGCAGCCCGCCAACAAACTTGTGATTGATGGCCGGCTCACCGAGGATCGACTTCATCTCCCGCGACCATTTGGGAGAAACCAGGCCGCCGGTCTCGAGCAGGTAGTAGAACCGCGCCACCTGGAAGGTGGTCGCCCCGTGCGAGAGATGGTGCAGGGGGTCACGCTCGTAGGCCGAGCCGCGACCGTACTCCTTGCCGACCCAAAGCCCGCCGTTGAGCTCCTCGTCGTAGAGGCGATAGCGTGGCGAACGGAGCACATCGTTGATGTAGTCACGCCCCACTCGGCGGATCATCTCGGTGGCAGCCGAGTTGGAGGACTTCCGGATCATCCGTGTGAGCAGATCGCGGGTTTCCGCATCCAGTGCCAGTTCGCCCTGATCGATGCGCTGGAAGGCTGCCAGCAGGATGGCGATCTTGGGCAGGCTGGCCGCGTAGAGCATCTCGTCACCGTTGACCTCGGCCAGACGCGGCCGCTCGGGATCGGTCACGTCCACCAGGGTCACGGCCAGTTGGCCCGCCGATACGCTGTCGTTCAGTCGCAGTTCGTCCAGCCGGGCCTCGAGGCGGGCCTGCAGGGTCGGGTCGGCAGCATCGCGCAGGGTGGAGGCATCGGCGGGCAGCGCAGCTTGCGCCGCGCCCCACGCGCTGCCTACCAACAACATCATCGCCCACATCAGCCGCATGGCCACCTCCTGACCGGAGCCGGTCGGAATCAAACACAAAATCTCCGCCACAATACCGCACTTTTGCCGTAAAGTCATGGTGATAGCTCGACGGAGGGACCCCGTGTGAATCTGCTGCCGCGCCATGAAACCTCGCTGACGCTGCGCCGCGTGCTGCTGTTCACGAACTTCTTTCTGATCATCGCCGCGGTGTACCACCTCAAGCCGGCGAGCCGCTCGCTGTTCCTCAGTGCACTGGGTGCCGATGCCCTGCCTTGGGTCTGGATTGCTACGGCCATCGCGCTCGGACTGACCATCGGGCTCTACCACCGTCTGATTGCGCGCTTCTCGCGCATCCATGTGGTGCTCGGCACCTGCACGATCGTCATCGGGGTGCTGCTGGCACTCTACCCATTGATCGACAATGGCGGCTTCGCGCCCGCGTTCGCGTTCTATGTCTTCGTCGACATGACCAGCGTGATCCTGGTGGAGCAGTTCTGGAGCCTGACCAACAGCATGTCCACCACGCGCGAGGGCAAGCGCTGGTACGGCTTCATCGCGACCGGCGGGCTGGTCGGCGGGGTTGTCGGCGGGATCGCGTCGAGCGCGTGGATCCGTCAGTTCGGTCTGGAAACGATGGACCTGCTTCCCATCGGGGCGGCCCTGTTCGGGTTGCTGGCCCTGCTCACCCTGCTTATGGGGCGCCTGGGCCTGTACACCGAGAAGCACGGCGTGGACAGTCACGTCAGCCCATCGACAGGCGACTGGCGCGCGATCCTGCATCACCGATACCTGCTGCTGATCGCCCTGATCCTGCTGCTCGCCCAGATGGCCGAGCCGATCATCGAGTATCAGTTCATGAAGGTGGTCGAGGCGACCATCACTGACCGGGACGCGCGCACCGCCTATCTGGGCGCGTTCTTCAGCGTACTCAGCGCGGTGGCCATCGGCATCAACCTGCTGATCACGCCGCTAATCCACCGCTGGCTCGGCGCGCTTGGCGGCCTGTTCGTCCAACCGCTCGCCGTGCTGGCCGGCAGCCTCTGGTTCATGTCGCAGGCCACGCTGCAGGCGGGCGCTTTTCTCAAGATCGCCGACCGCGGCCTGTCCTACTCGATCAACCGCGCCTCCAAAGAGCTCCTGTACGTCCCGATCGCGCCATTGCTGATGTTCCGTGCCAAGGCCTGGATCGACATGTTCGGCTACCGGCTGTTCAAGGTGACCGGCTCGCTGCTGATCCTGCTGCTCACGCAGTGGATCCCTTGGCCGCTCGAGGCGGCCGGCCTGGCGTGGCTGGTGCTCGGCATCTGTCTGGTGTGGATGCTCGTATTGACCCGGCTGGGCACCCGCTACCGAGATCTACTGGAGCGGGCCGAGACAATCCACCGCAATTCATGAGGGTCTCTCGCCGGGCATGAAAAAACCCGGCTCCAGGGGCCGGGTCTTTTGTCCGCAGGCTTTGCCGGGCGGTCGTCAGCCCTCCCCACGCCCCTTCGGCGTAAAGTGTTCCGCGAACTGCTGGAAGGCGCCGGTGAGCTCCATTGGCAGCGGGAAGAAGATCGAACTGGTCTTGCCGCTGGTCGACATGTCCGCCATGGTCTGCAGGTAGCGCAGCTGCAGCGCCGCCGGGCTCTCCTCCATCATCCTCGCGGCATTGACGAGTTGCTCGGCAGCCTGGAATTCGCCCTCGGCGTGAATAACCTTGGCGCGCCGCTCCCGCTCGGCCTCGGCCTGGCGGGCGATCGCGCGGATCATGGACTCGTCCAGGTCGACGTGCTTGATCTCGACGTTGGTGACTTTGATGCCCCAGGCATCCGTCTGCTGGTCGAGGATGCCCTGGATGTCGTTGTTGAGCTTGTCGCGCTCGGAGAGCATTTCGTCGAGGTCGTGCTTGCCGAGCACCGACCGCAACGTGGTCTGTGCGAGCTGGCTGGTGGCGGCGTAGTAGTTCTCCACCTGGATCACCGCCTTCTCCGAATCGACCACCCGGAAGTAGAGCACCGCATTGACCCGCACGGTGACGTTGTCCTGCGAGATCACATCCTGACTGGGGACATCGAGAGTGATGATGCGCAGGTCGACCTTGACCATCTGCTGGATCACCGGCACGACGATGATCAGACCGGGCCCTTTCACCCGCTGGAACCGGCCGAGAAAGAACACCACGCCGCGCTCGTACTCGCGCAGCACCCTGAGCGACATCGCGATGATCGCGACCAGGATGATCAGTGGCACCACCAGAACACCGAAATTACCGAGCATCGTCCGTCTCCTCCCGGGGCCCTCGGCCCTTCGTTATCGTCTCGTCGTCACTATTCCACCGGCTCGACGGTCAGCGTCAGCCCGTCGATGGCCACCACCCGTACCGTCTGCCCGGAGCGGACCGGCGAACGGGTGCGCGCATTCCACAGCTCGCTGTGCACCCACACCCGGCCGGTGGCGGAAAAGTCCTCGCGCGCCGTACCTTCCATGCCCACCATTTCCTCGTAACCGGTGGCCGGCTTCTTGCGCCGCACGTCGAGAAAGCGGCCCAGCACCCAGATGGAGAAGCCGGCGATGCCGAGCGCAACGCCGATGATCAGTGGCAGGGCAATATTCAGGTTGGGGTCGTCCCAGAGCATGATGGATCCCGCGGTGAAAGCGGCCAGGCCGCCGATGCCAAGCGCGCCGAAACTGGGCACGAACGCCTCGGCGATCATGAACACAATACCCAGCAGAATCAGTGCCAGGCCCGCGTAGTTGAGTGGCATCACCTGCAGGGCGAAGAAGGCCAGGATGAGCGCGATCGAGCCGATCGTCCCGGGCACGATTGCGCCGGGGTTGGCCAGCTCGAAGATGATGCCGTAGATCCCGATCAGGAGCAGGATATACGCGATATTGGGATTGGTGATCACGGCGAGCAGCTCGGCGCGCCAGCCCGGGTCCTTGCGCACCACCTCGAGGTCGTCGGTCGAGAGCGTCCGTGGCGTTCCGCCGACCAGCGCCTCGCGGCCGTCGAGCTGGGCAAGCAGATCGGAAACGTCCTTGGCGACGATGTCGATCACATTCTGCTCGAGTGCCTCGCGCGCCCCGAGATTGGCGCCTTCGCGAACCGCCTTCTCGGCCCAGTCGGCGTTGCGCCCGTGACGCTCCGCCAGCCCACGGATGTAGGCGACCGCGTCCTCGAGCACCTTGCGCTCCATGGCACTACCCGCCTTGGCGGGCTCCTCCTCGCCATTGCCATTGCCGCCCTCATCCGGCGACGGCATGCCGGGCAGGCCACCGCCGCCGATCTGAACCGGCGTGGCCGAGCCGAGGTTGGTCGATGGCGTCATCGCCGCCACCGGCGAACCGTAGAGTATGTAGGTGCCAGCACTGGCGGCCCGTGCCCCGGCCGGGTGGACGTAGCTCGCTACCGGTACGCGGGCCTGGAGAATCGCCTGGATGATCGACCGCATGCTGGAATCGAGGCCGCCGGGCGTATCGAGTTGCAGGACGACCAATTCGGCCCCGGACGTCTCCGCCGATTCGATACCGCGCATGACGTAATCGGCAGTCGCCGGCGTGATCGCATCCTGCACCGTCAGCAGGATCGCCTCGCGCTGGCGATCCTGGGCCGTGGCGGCAATCAGCCAGACCAGCCCGGCCAAGGCCACCAGCACCCACGCGAACCAGCGCCATGCGATCCGGAACCTTTTTCCCTCGTGGGATGCTGCCTGCATGCCGAATACCCGTCTCCTTACTTCCGTCACCGACCGCAATGACGGCCGGAACCCGACACCAGCATAGGTCATTGATCTGTCCCGGGCAGGAACGCCCCGTCCACGAAAAAGGCCGCCCATGGGCGGCCTCTTTTACCGAGTGTCGAGAGACAGCCGTCAGCCGCCGGTCATCGACATGAAGCGGACCACTTTCTCGGGTTTTTCGGTGAACTCGTGGCGCTCGGGCTTGAGAGCGATCGCCTGCATCAGCGCCTCCTTGAGCTCGTCGTCGGGAATGCCCTTTCGCAGCAGCGGGCGGAAGGAAAAGCTCTCCTCCTGTCCCAGGCACATGTACATGGTGCCGTCGCAGGACAGGCGCACGCGGTTGCATGTCTCACAGAAATGGTCGGACATCGGGGTAATGAAACCGACCATGGTCTCGGTACCCGCCACCTGCAGGTAGCGCGCCGGACCGGCGCCGGTGACCGAGTTGACTGCGGGAATCAGGTCGTATTTCGCCTTGAGGCGCTTCTTGACGTCCTGCAGGCTGACGTAGCGATCGATGGCGTCGCGGCCGGTCTCGCCCATCGGCATGGTCTCGATCATGCGCAGGCTGAAACCGTTGTCGATGCAGTAGTCGAGCAGATCTTCCATGTCGTGCTCGTTGAGGTCCTTCATCACCACGGCATTGATCTTGATCGGATCGAAGCCGGCATCCTTGGCGGCGGCCAGGCCGTTGAGGACCTTGTCGACCTTGCCTTTGGTGATCGACTTGAAGCGCTCGGGATCGAGTGTGTCGAGGCTGACGTTGATCCGATCGGCCCCGGCGGCGCGCAGGGTCTCGGCCATCTTGTTCATGCGGGTGGCGTTGGTCGACAGGGACACGTCCTGAATGCCGGGCATCGACGCGACCCGGCCGACAATGTCCTCGATGCCCTTGCGCACCAACGGCTCGCCGCCGGTGATCCGCACATGGGAGAGGCCCATGTCGGCCATCACGCCCACCAGGCGCTCGATCTCGTCGGGGGTGAGCCAGTGCTCGGGGACCTCGAAGTCCTTGAAGCCCTCGGGCATGCAGTAGAAACAGCGCAGGTCGCAGCGGTCCGTCACGGACAGCCGCAGGTAGTTGATGGAACGTCCGAAGGGGTCGGTCAACTGCTGCATTGTCTTGTCAGCCCTTGCCTGGACCATGCCGACATCCGAGTGGCATGGGTGTCTGAAAGAAGCGTGACCGGCACGGCGGCCGATCGCGCGGGAATGGGTCCGGCCGGGACCGAGGGGTCGGAATCGGCCTCGACCGGAGCCTGCTATGCAGGAGCAAGTGAAACGTGCGTCATGTTCACTTGGACATAACGGTATCAGCCACGCATGAAAATGCAAGCGTTATGGCGAGACAAACCGAACGGATAACGCACGATCAACGTGGCCGGCGGCCTGGCGTCAGGACGCGGCGTCGGCCTGCCAGTGGCCGCTCTTGCCGCCCCGCTTCTCCAGCAACCGGGTCTGCTCGATCACCATGCCGCGATCGACGGCCTTGCACATGTCGTACAGGGTCAGCGCGGCAACCGAGGCAGCGGTCAGCGCCTCCATCTCCACGCCGGTCTGACCGGTCACGGCACACTCGGCGGTGATGTGCACGGCATGCTGTTCCGGCTCCGGCGTGAGCTCGACCTTCACCTTGGTGAGCATCAGCGGGTGACACATCGGGATCAGATCGCCGGTGCGCTTGGCCGCCATGATGCCGGCGATCCGCGCGGTGGCGAGTACGTCGCCCTTCTTGTGGCCGCCCGAGAGGATCAGCTCTAGGGTCTCGGGCTGCATGACGATGCGTGACTCGGCCACGGCGACACGCTGGGTGTGCGCCTTGTCGCCAACGTCGACCATGCGGGCCTCGCCCTTCTCGTCCAGGTGGGTGAGTGTGCGGCTCATAGACCAAGCTCCTTGAAGGCGGTGAATTCGACTGTATCGCCGGCGGCAAGACGGGCTCCGGGCGGGATCAATGCAAGGCCGTCGGCCCAGGCGAGCGAGCTCAACAGCCCCGAGTTCTGGTCCGGGTAGACGTCGAGCATCACCCGACCGTCGACCTCGACACGGCGCACGCGGATGTACTCCGGCCGATCCCCACCGGTTCTCGCCGAGGCCAGCGGCAGCGGCAGCGTCGGCCACGCGCCGGGATCTTCCTGCCCGGCCAGCCGGTCGATCGCCGTACGCACAAAGCGCAGGTAGGTGACGAAAGTGGAAACGGGGT
This genomic interval carries:
- a CDS encoding dienelactone hydrolase family protein, coding for MHVQWISAARLLRTVVLLGAGLGWQAPAVAQGDFKPAGETVDYRVGNETFSGYFSPAAGMARGTVLVIHDWDGIDDYERKRADMVSKMGFDAFAVDIYGKGNRPQETGAKKAETQRLYQDRERMRRLALAGLDVAREQGAERETVVMGYCFGGAVVLEMARNGLGDSIRGFATFHGTLATPDDQEWSDPGVPILVTHGGADTAIPMTDVTTLSRDLESVGASYEIEIYSGAPHAFTVFGTPRYQKRADEKSWDAFTDLLDTAL
- a CDS encoding PEP/pyruvate-binding domain-containing protein gives rise to the protein MLHALLNRRALRFLPPALALMAATATGITVADEAVSATPAEMRAWIETMKNAPRGPFERIRWFCEDGTVLPPTPYACRPHGGGIQHGQWNERAMAIRAQGYPFATLLAELEAEDFLGPDGQHQRLREILVERFLIRFDDGWVFRRARFYRGAIQLEDEQRQTRTLLLALLDDPYWRDPQRFLTLREATRLLPVEGGRSDATLARDLAIEIAEVDPNFQPLRSKIHGLPDAGDAERVRDYAEAHGDPALDERFDELVAALERLHAPQTAVHRLEQLASDTRDPALRSWLGDAAQRLTASHDLGKRLTATGELAATARELILADNDLSAENRLLLMRASLALENEAYAIGSQLTARQQQVPSSRAERLDWLAALGQSLYGTGLLSARQQKYLEEAVADLRETPLEASHYADRLAYLSRVVTWAQRAMAFEFGPALDHWAELAPSVRYYIPDRLRDSPLLVFSRVIDPLRADASRLLGTPDELFGTSVSGGLRALNPGLRRGVLRRAPDAPNQIGAFQADGIYVLPETTADLPPIAGILTRDEGSSLSHVQLLARNLGIPNVVIDFELLDRIEPFFGKPVVLAVSPGGRVQLARDSPEWDRFFPRSDQPSESKLEVDTEKLDLDHTELIRLHSLRAADSGRRVGPKAANLGELAHHYPQQVSPGVVIPFGVFRQLLAQPIEAGGPSAREWLKAEYRRLDRIGNPDRRRQEARATLERLRAWIGRTELPAGFLRALRAALTGTFGTADTDGIFVRSDTNVEDLPGFSGAGLNRTVAHVVGFESIVAAIREVWASPFTERAFAWRQARMDSPEHVYPSVLLQATVPVDKSGVMVTVDLDSGDPHWLSVATSEGLGGVVEGQAAEELRIHRQTGAVRLLSEATAPYRREAVASGGLRQVRAAGPSRLLSEGEIERLRALANDVDRRSLVTGEDGSPAPADIEFGFVDGRLALFQTRPLVENRHARASAYLADMDAPLRHGRPTHVTLSEPPRSGPFGGAP
- a CDS encoding serine hydrolase, translated to MRLMWAMMLLVGSAWGAAQAALPADASTLRDAADPTLQARLEARLDELRLNDSVSAGQLAVTLVDVTDPERPRLAEVNGDEMLYAASLPKIAILLAAFQRIDQGELALDAETRDLLTRMIRKSSNSAATEMIRRVGRDYINDVLRSPRYRLYDEELNGGLWVGKEYGRGSAYERDPLHHLSHGATTFQVARFYYLLETGGLVSPKWSREMKSILGEPAINHKFVGGLLHEAPDAQIYRKSGSWREWHADSAIVEHGGRTYIAVALARNARGGDWLKRLIVELDGLILKSPVRTAGL
- a CDS encoding Npt1/Npt2 family nucleotide transporter, with the protein product MNLLPRHETSLTLRRVLLFTNFFLIIAAVYHLKPASRSLFLSALGADALPWVWIATAIALGLTIGLYHRLIARFSRIHVVLGTCTIVIGVLLALYPLIDNGGFAPAFAFYVFVDMTSVILVEQFWSLTNSMSTTREGKRWYGFIATGGLVGGVVGGIASSAWIRQFGLETMDLLPIGAALFGLLALLTLLMGRLGLYTEKHGVDSHVSPSTGDWRAILHHRYLLLIALILLLAQMAEPIIEYQFMKVVEATITDRDARTAYLGAFFSVLSAVAIGINLLITPLIHRWLGALGGLFVQPLAVLAGSLWFMSQATLQAGAFLKIADRGLSYSINRASKELLYVPIAPLLMFRAKAWIDMFGYRLFKVTGSLLILLLTQWIPWPLEAAGLAWLVLGICLVWMLVLTRLGTRYRDLLERAETIHRNS
- a CDS encoding slipin family protein — its product is MLGNFGVLVVPLIILVAIIAMSLRVLREYERGVVFFLGRFQRVKGPGLIIVVPVIQQMVKVDLRIITLDVPSQDVISQDNVTVRVNAVLYFRVVDSEKAVIQVENYYAATSQLAQTTLRSVLGKHDLDEMLSERDKLNNDIQGILDQQTDAWGIKVTNVEIKHVDLDESMIRAIARQAEAERERRAKVIHAEGEFQAAEQLVNAARMMEESPAALQLRYLQTMADMSTSGKTSSIFFPLPMELTGAFQQFAEHFTPKGRGEG